A region from the Tindallia magadiensis genome encodes:
- a CDS encoding ABC transporter ATP-binding protein, whose amino-acid sequence MTKNILEVKNLKKYFKTPKGMLHAVDDVSFFIKEGETLGLVGESGCGKSTTGRAILRLVEPTSGEVNFEGKNIVGFNGAQMREARKNMQIIFQDPYASLNPRMNLGQIISEPLLINKVFKDRKKVTDRVKELMDTVGLTPRLLNAFPHELDGGRRQRVGVARALALNPKFIVQDEPVSALDVSIQAQILNLMQDIQDEWGLTYLFISHDLSVVKHVSDRIAVMYLGKVVELSEYNAIFKNPLHPYTQALLSAIPVPRVDAPDNMIILEGDVPSPINPPEGCRFYGRCRYRQDICKTKTPELREYEPERFVACHLVEELQR is encoded by the coding sequence ATGACGAAGAATATTTTAGAGGTAAAAAATCTGAAGAAATATTTTAAAACCCCGAAAGGAATGCTTCATGCTGTAGATGACGTCAGTTTTTTTATTAAAGAAGGAGAAACGTTAGGCCTGGTAGGAGAATCTGGTTGCGGAAAATCCACTACGGGTCGGGCGATATTGAGGCTGGTTGAACCCACATCGGGAGAAGTAAACTTTGAGGGAAAAAACATTGTAGGCTTTAATGGAGCCCAGATGCGTGAAGCTCGAAAGAATATGCAAATCATCTTTCAAGACCCCTATGCATCCCTGAATCCAAGAATGAACCTAGGGCAAATAATTTCTGAACCTCTTTTAATCAATAAAGTATTTAAAGACCGCAAAAAAGTTACGGATCGGGTAAAGGAGTTAATGGATACGGTTGGTCTTACTCCAAGACTCTTAAATGCTTTTCCTCATGAGCTTGATGGGGGAAGACGGCAACGAGTGGGTGTAGCCAGAGCGTTAGCTCTGAATCCAAAGTTCATCGTTCAGGATGAGCCAGTATCTGCTCTAGATGTATCGATTCAAGCCCAAATCCTTAATCTGATGCAGGACATCCAGGATGAATGGGGTCTTACGTATCTTTTCATTTCCCATGATCTGAGTGTAGTAAAGCATGTAAGTGATCGAATTGCGGTGATGTACCTTGGGAAAGTGGTGGAGCTTTCTGAATATAACGCTATTTTCAAAAATCCATTGCATCCCTATACCCAAGCTTTATTGTCCGCTATACCGGTTCCGAGAGTGGATGCACCGGATAATATGATCATTCTTGAAGGAGACGTACCAAGTCCTATCAATCCTCCGGAAGGCTGTCGTTTTTACGGCCGGTGTCGATATCGACAGGATATTTGCAAAACAAAGACACCAGAATTAAGAGAGTATGAACCTGAGCGATTTGTAGCATGTCATTTAGTGGAAGAATTACAAAGATAA
- a CDS encoding ABC transporter ATP-binding protein, whose amino-acid sequence MAKDLLKVKDLSIQYNTDDGVVKAVDNMTFEIGVGETIGIVGETGAGKTTTALGIMQLVPDPPGKIVQGEILFKGEDLLKKKEEEMRNIRGNKISMIFQDPMTSLNPVMTTEDQVAEVILLHQEASQKEALEKAREMIETVGIPRERGKEYPHQFSGGMRQRIVIAIALACNPELLIADEPTTALDVTIQAQVLKLMKRLKEEFETSMIMITHDLGVVANICDKVAIMYTGYVVEYAKVGDLFENPLHPYTQGLFGSIPNIEEDDNRLKPIKGLMPDPTEIPLGCPFNPRCPKAMDICRKVLPDRVEVKEGHFVNCHLYPAEE is encoded by the coding sequence ATGGCGAAAGATTTGTTGAAAGTAAAGGACTTGTCCATTCAATATAATACTGATGACGGGGTAGTGAAGGCCGTAGATAATATGACTTTTGAAATTGGCGTTGGAGAAACCATCGGAATTGTTGGAGAAACCGGTGCAGGAAAGACCACAACCGCTCTGGGAATTATGCAATTGGTTCCAGACCCTCCGGGGAAAATAGTTCAGGGAGAAATTCTCTTTAAAGGGGAAGACTTGCTAAAGAAAAAGGAAGAGGAAATGCGAAACATTCGAGGGAATAAAATCTCGATGATTTTTCAAGATCCGATGACTTCCTTAAATCCGGTTATGACGACGGAAGATCAAGTTGCTGAGGTGATTTTACTTCATCAGGAGGCAAGTCAAAAAGAAGCCTTGGAAAAGGCCAGAGAGATGATTGAAACCGTAGGCATTCCAAGAGAACGTGGGAAGGAATACCCCCATCAATTCAGTGGTGGAATGAGACAACGTATCGTAATTGCTATTGCACTTGCCTGCAATCCTGAGCTGTTGATTGCAGACGAACCCACTACGGCATTGGATGTAACCATCCAAGCTCAGGTTTTGAAACTGATGAAACGACTAAAAGAGGAGTTTGAAACATCCATGATTATGATTACTCATGACTTGGGAGTGGTGGCAAACATTTGTGATAAAGTAGCCATTATGTATACGGGATACGTTGTAGAATATGCAAAAGTAGGAGATCTGTTCGAAAATCCATTGCACCCCTATACCCAAGGATTGTTTGGTTCTATTCCCAATATCGAAGAGGATGACAATCGATTGAAGCCTATCAAAGGGTTAATGCCGGATCCGACGGAAATCCCCTTAGGATGTCCATTTAATCCACGATGTCCGAAAGCCATGGATATTTGCAGAAAAGTACTGCCAGATAGAGTAGAAGTGAAAGAGGGACATTTTGTGAATTGTCACCTGTATCCCGCAGAAGAATAA
- a CDS encoding ABC transporter permease, which translates to MSPNIDDNDLMDKGTPPKAKDLTRNDEVVKNYQSQTEIHSSPGVGQEKSIDVKTIVPPKRKSQWAEVWKRLIKNKAAIVGMIIIVALILTAIFADFIAPYHYETQDLDKVRMAPNSDNWFGTDNFGRDIFSRVVYGSRISIMVGFIAVGVAMIVGGILGSISGYYSGKIDNVIMRLMDVLLAIPGILLAIAIAAALGPGLINVMIAVGIASIPRYARIVRASVLSLRDQEFVEAAKAVGANDFRIITKYILPNCMAPIIVQATLGVAEAILSAAGLSFIGLGIQPPTPEWGAMLSTARIYIRDAWWMAIFPGLAIMFTIFGLNLLGDGLRDALDPRLKS; encoded by the coding sequence ATGTCACCTAATATTGATGATAATGATTTAATGGATAAAGGAACCCCCCCTAAGGCAAAAGATTTAACCAGAAATGATGAGGTAGTAAAAAATTACCAATCCCAAACGGAAATTCACAGTAGTCCCGGAGTAGGTCAAGAGAAAAGTATAGATGTGAAAACCATTGTACCGCCAAAGAGAAAGAGTCAATGGGCAGAAGTTTGGAAACGGCTGATTAAGAATAAAGCAGCTATTGTGGGAATGATTATTATTGTGGCCCTAATTCTTACGGCGATTTTTGCGGATTTCATTGCACCATATCACTATGAAACACAAGATCTGGATAAAGTTAGAATGGCACCAAATTCCGATAACTGGTTTGGTACCGATAACTTTGGACGGGATATTTTCAGTCGGGTGGTATATGGTAGTAGAATTTCAATCATGGTAGGCTTTATTGCTGTTGGTGTGGCTATGATCGTCGGTGGAATTCTTGGCTCTATTTCTGGGTATTACAGCGGTAAAATTGATAATGTTATCATGCGTTTAATGGATGTTTTGCTGGCCATTCCTGGCATATTACTGGCAATAGCCATTGCCGCAGCCCTAGGGCCAGGCCTTATAAATGTAATGATTGCCGTAGGGATTGCATCCATACCTAGGTATGCTCGAATCGTTCGTGCCTCGGTACTTTCTCTCAGAGATCAGGAGTTTGTAGAGGCGGCAAAAGCCGTTGGAGCTAACGACTTTAGGATCATCACCAAATATATTTTACCAAACTGTATGGCCCCCATTATTGTTCAGGCAACCTTAGGGGTAGCGGAAGCCATTCTTTCTGCAGCAGGCCTAAGTTTTATCGGTCTTGGTATTCAGCCGCCAACTCCAGAGTGGGGTGCGATGTTGTCCACTGCTCGAATATATATCCGAGACGCTTGGTGGATGGCGATCTTTCCGGGGCTTGCAATTATGTTTACCATCTTTGGCCTGAACCTGCTGGGGGATGGTCTTCGAGATGCATTGGACCCAAGGTTAAAAAGCTAA
- a CDS encoding ABC transporter permease gives MLKYIGRRILLLLPVLIGVSFVVFTLMYITPGDPAAIQLGEQATETQILQLREQMGLDDPFIVQYGRFAKGVFTELDFGRSYRTNALVFNELLSRFPTTLTLAVTGVIVAVAIGIPVGIISATKQYSLFDNVAMMFALIGVSIPNFFQGLLAILIFSVWAGWFPSSGYSTPMHMVLPALTIGTSSAAMITRMTRSSMLEVIRQDYIRTARAKGQKESVVINRHALKNALIPVVTVIGLQFGYLLGGAVLTETVFSINGIGFLMVNSIKMRDLPMVQGGVLFIALTFSLVNLLVDILYGFIDPRIKAQYK, from the coding sequence ATGTTAAAGTATATTGGCCGAAGAATACTGTTGCTATTACCTGTACTGATTGGTGTATCCTTCGTTGTTTTTACCTTAATGTATATTACCCCGGGAGATCCTGCGGCAATTCAACTTGGAGAACAGGCAACCGAAACACAAATTTTACAACTTCGAGAGCAAATGGGCTTGGATGATCCCTTTATTGTACAGTATGGACGTTTTGCCAAAGGTGTATTTACAGAGTTGGATTTTGGTCGATCTTATAGAACTAACGCATTGGTATTCAATGAGTTACTCAGTCGCTTTCCAACGACCTTGACCTTAGCGGTTACGGGAGTGATTGTAGCGGTGGCCATCGGAATACCCGTTGGGATTATTTCCGCAACCAAACAATATTCATTATTTGATAATGTAGCAATGATGTTTGCTTTAATTGGAGTGTCGATACCGAACTTTTTTCAAGGCCTGCTGGCCATTCTGATATTTTCGGTATGGGCAGGGTGGTTTCCTTCGTCGGGCTATTCGACACCGATGCATATGGTTTTGCCGGCTTTGACCATTGGAACAAGCTCAGCAGCTATGATTACTAGGATGACGCGATCCAGCATGTTGGAGGTAATCCGGCAAGATTACATTCGTACTGCTCGGGCCAAAGGGCAAAAGGAGTCGGTGGTGATCAATCGGCATGCTCTGAAGAATGCTTTGATCCCTGTCGTTACTGTAATCGGTTTGCAATTTGGATATTTGCTAGGAGGGGCAGTACTTACAGAAACCGTATTTTCCATTAATGGTATTGGATTTTTGATGGTAAATTCCATTAAAATGCGAGACTTACCCATGGTGCAAGGTGGGGTATTGTTTATCGCCCTGACCTTTAGCCTTGTAAATCTACTCGTAGATATCTTGTATGGATTCATTGATCCTAGAATCAAGGCGCAATACAAATAA
- a CDS encoding glutathione ABC transporter substrate-binding protein: MKSRKNVLLIAVLLMFVVLATGCGDEASANTLVVAQGADADTLDPHGTNDQPSSRVMKQIYETLVSQNEDMELTPGLAEEWEQIDELTFEFKLREGVLFHNGEELKASDVEFTLLRALDSANVGHIVGEIDPDGFEIVDDYTIRISTKEPFAPLLAHLAHTGTSILNQAAVEEFGDDYGENPVGTGPYRFDKWTRGSEIHLERFEDYHGDNAKMERITFRNIQEDGNRTIELETGEIHIAYDILPTDISRIEGNDELMLARDLNFSTVYLGFNAKKEPFDDVRVRQAINYAINVESIINTVMEGSGEVATGPIGPMVWAANDELEPYGFDVAKAQELMNEAGLEDGFSTTIWTNDNQLRQDIAVIAQSQLAEIGIEVDIQVLEWGAYLEGTANGEHDMFILGWVTVTGDPDYGLYALFHSEQFGAAGNRTFYANERVDELLDVARRSVDPDVRETAYREVQEIVRDEAPWLFLNTGEDRTGLRANVKGFRNHPAGHHPLWNVIVE; this comes from the coding sequence ATGAAGAGTAGGAAAAATGTATTATTGATAGCGGTATTATTAATGTTTGTTGTCTTAGCTACGGGTTGTGGTGATGAAGCATCTGCGAATACACTAGTGGTGGCACAGGGGGCCGATGCGGATACATTGGATCCACATGGAACTAATGACCAACCTTCTTCAAGAGTGATGAAACAAATTTATGAAACCCTGGTAAGTCAAAACGAAGACATGGAACTAACTCCTGGTCTTGCGGAAGAATGGGAGCAAATTGACGAACTAACCTTTGAATTTAAGCTTAGAGAAGGGGTGTTGTTTCATAACGGAGAAGAATTAAAAGCAAGCGACGTAGAGTTCACACTACTTCGAGCATTAGACTCTGCTAATGTAGGTCACATTGTAGGGGAAATTGATCCCGACGGATTTGAAATTGTGGATGATTATACCATTAGAATTTCAACAAAAGAACCTTTTGCACCACTTCTGGCTCACTTAGCGCATACGGGTACTTCCATTTTAAATCAAGCGGCGGTGGAAGAATTTGGTGACGATTATGGTGAAAATCCAGTAGGAACCGGACCATATAGGTTTGATAAATGGACAAGGGGATCAGAGATTCATTTAGAAAGATTTGAAGATTACCATGGTGACAACGCCAAAATGGAAAGAATCACCTTCAGAAACATTCAGGAAGATGGAAACCGAACCATTGAATTGGAAACCGGTGAAATTCATATTGCATATGACATTTTACCAACGGATATTTCTAGGATTGAAGGAAATGACGAATTAATGTTAGCAAGGGACTTAAACTTCTCAACGGTATATCTTGGATTCAACGCTAAAAAAGAGCCTTTTGATGATGTAAGAGTACGACAAGCCATCAACTATGCCATTAATGTGGAGTCTATCATTAATACGGTTATGGAAGGTTCGGGAGAAGTGGCAACCGGACCCATCGGACCGATGGTATGGGCAGCAAATGATGAATTAGAGCCTTATGGATTCGATGTAGCTAAAGCTCAGGAGCTAATGAATGAAGCGGGCTTGGAAGACGGATTTTCAACAACCATCTGGACAAATGATAATCAACTTAGACAAGATATCGCCGTAATTGCTCAAAGTCAGTTAGCAGAAATTGGAATTGAAGTAGATATTCAAGTGCTTGAGTGGGGAGCGTATCTGGAAGGCACCGCTAATGGAGAGCATGATATGTTTATCTTAGGATGGGTTACGGTGACAGGAGATCCGGACTATGGACTATATGCATTGTTCCATTCAGAGCAGTTCGGAGCAGCCGGAAACCGAACTTTCTATGCGAATGAGCGAGTGGATGAACTATTAGATGTAGCAAGAAGATCCGTGGATCCTGACGTGCGAGAAACAGCATACAGGGAAGTTCAGGAAATCGTACGAGATGAAGCACCTTGGTTATTCCTTAACACTGGAGAAGACCGAACTGGACTTCGTGCTAACGTAAAGGGATTTAGAAACCATCCAGCGGGTCACCATCCACTGTGGAATGTTATTGTAGAATAA
- a CDS encoding MATE family efflux transporter has product MKKKSFTGYLFTLTLPIIIQNLITTSLNLVDTFMIGRVGESELAAVGIANQYYFLFTLFMYGIAGGAAVFIAQLWGSQEKKRIKKVLARSLVYGTAVTAVFMIFGYKWTEAIIGIFNGSEVVLYHGSRYLRITLIGYLFTSISFVLAAGLRSINHTKIPMYASLIGLVINMILNNILIFGRWGMVPMGVEGAAIATIVARGIECLILLIFVYYQVTDLAVKPRDFIRLHPDTKKVLHSVTWPILCNEACWGLGMVTYVSLYARLGIPQAAAMQICSTMINLFMVIAFGLAYSALVMVGNEVGGGNLEGAMWASQKIRSMGLKVGFCLALLLFFIAPYIGSLFNVTAEVKWLVTSVLRVHSVMFPLRMINMIMIVGVLRGGGDAMFSTVTQGLVMWLVGIPLTYVAANLLGWPLPMVVAVMFAESMIQGLIVQKRYESNQWMKTLVA; this is encoded by the coding sequence ATGAAGAAAAAATCATTTACAGGCTATTTATTTACGCTTACATTACCAATCATTATTCAAAATTTGATCACCACCAGCCTTAACCTAGTAGATACCTTTATGATAGGACGGGTGGGAGAAAGTGAACTGGCAGCCGTAGGGATTGCTAATCAGTACTATTTTTTATTTACACTTTTTATGTACGGCATTGCCGGAGGCGCTGCCGTTTTTATTGCCCAATTGTGGGGAAGTCAGGAGAAAAAACGGATTAAAAAAGTGCTGGCTCGTTCATTAGTTTATGGAACAGCCGTTACAGCCGTTTTTATGATCTTTGGATATAAATGGACAGAAGCAATCATTGGGATTTTTAATGGAAGTGAAGTAGTTCTTTATCATGGTTCTCGTTATTTAAGAATAACCTTGATAGGATATCTGTTTACCAGTATTTCTTTTGTATTAGCGGCAGGTTTACGAAGTATTAATCATACCAAAATACCCATGTACGCCAGTCTGATAGGTTTGGTGATCAATATGATCCTAAACAACATCCTTATTTTTGGTCGTTGGGGAATGGTACCGATGGGTGTTGAAGGAGCAGCGATAGCAACCATTGTGGCAAGAGGAATCGAATGCCTGATACTACTCATTTTTGTGTACTATCAAGTGACGGACTTAGCGGTAAAACCTAGGGATTTTATTCGGCTTCATCCCGATACAAAAAAAGTGCTGCACAGCGTTACCTGGCCTATTCTTTGTAATGAGGCTTGCTGGGGACTGGGAATGGTGACTTATGTCAGCCTATATGCTCGTCTTGGTATTCCGCAAGCGGCCGCAATGCAAATTTGCAGTACTATGATCAATCTTTTTATGGTTATTGCCTTTGGCCTTGCCTATTCAGCCTTGGTTATGGTTGGGAATGAAGTAGGGGGAGGAAATCTGGAAGGTGCCATGTGGGCTAGTCAAAAAATAAGGAGCATGGGATTGAAAGTTGGGTTTTGCTTAGCACTCCTCCTATTTTTCATTGCACCTTACATCGGTTCCTTGTTCAACGTGACGGCAGAAGTAAAGTGGCTGGTTACTTCCGTATTGCGTGTTCATAGCGTTATGTTTCCTCTTCGGATGATCAATATGATTATGATTGTAGGGGTGTTGCGAGGCGGTGGAGATGCGATGTTCAGCACCGTGACCCAAGGTTTAGTGATGTGGTTGGTAGGAATTCCACTTACCTATGTAGCCGCTAACTTATTGGGATGGCCATTACCCATGGTTGTAGCCGTTATGTTTGCAGAATCAATGATTCAAGGGCTGATCGTTCAAAAAAGATATGAGTCCAACCAATGGATGAAGACATTAGTGGCATAA
- a CDS encoding NAD-dependent succinate-semialdehyde dehydrogenase: protein MRKEKLYINGQWQEAASGETFDVLNPADGSLVGKMASAGREEVLQAITAAEQALEEWASLPAQVRANYMKKWHQLLLEKAEKIARTLTMEQGKPLAEALGEVKAAAAFVEWYAEEGKRVYGETIPASSSRKRILVLKQPVGITAAITPWNFPASMVTRKISPAIAAGCPVILKPAEQTPFCAVEIIQLAHEAGIPKGVISLLTGPPEVIGDTLLEDPRIRKVTFTGSTAVGKKLMKKSADTVKQVSLELGGHAPYLVFEDADLDKAVKELIGSKIRNCGQICIATNRLYVQESVEKELVQKLKTAFSGIKMGSGFEEDIQMGPLIDEKAYQKVQEHVEDALSKGATIVTGGEGFHRGEHEKAGYYYKPTILVDVTADMNIMKEETFGPVVPIQRFQSEEEALRLANDSHYGLASYVFTESLSRGLRVSEKLEYGIVGLNDGGPATVQAPFGGIKESGLGREGGHFGIESFLEIKYLSIGIE, encoded by the coding sequence ATGAGAAAAGAAAAATTATACATTAATGGACAATGGCAAGAGGCTGCATCCGGTGAAACTTTTGACGTTCTTAATCCGGCAGATGGAAGCCTGGTGGGGAAAATGGCATCGGCTGGCAGAGAAGAGGTGCTTCAGGCAATTACCGCAGCGGAACAGGCGCTAGAAGAGTGGGCATCTCTACCGGCACAGGTTCGGGCAAACTATATGAAAAAGTGGCACCAGTTATTACTGGAAAAGGCGGAAAAGATTGCTAGAACATTAACCATGGAGCAAGGAAAGCCATTGGCAGAAGCTCTGGGAGAAGTCAAAGCCGCTGCCGCTTTTGTGGAGTGGTATGCAGAGGAAGGGAAACGGGTGTATGGGGAGACCATTCCAGCCAGTAGCAGCCGAAAACGAATCCTAGTGCTGAAACAGCCGGTGGGCATCACAGCGGCGATTACGCCTTGGAATTTTCCAGCTTCAATGGTAACCAGAAAAATTTCGCCGGCCATTGCAGCAGGATGCCCGGTTATATTAAAACCCGCCGAACAAACTCCCTTTTGTGCGGTAGAAATCATTCAGCTGGCCCATGAAGCCGGTATTCCTAAAGGGGTTATTTCTTTACTGACAGGGCCTCCGGAAGTGATAGGGGACACATTGTTGGAAGATCCACGAATACGGAAAGTGACGTTTACCGGTTCTACGGCAGTAGGAAAAAAACTGATGAAAAAATCAGCCGATACGGTAAAACAGGTGTCACTGGAATTAGGCGGTCATGCTCCTTATCTTGTCTTTGAAGATGCTGATTTAGATAAGGCGGTAAAAGAACTGATAGGGTCAAAAATCAGAAACTGTGGACAAATATGCATTGCGACCAATCGGTTATATGTCCAAGAATCTGTAGAAAAAGAGTTGGTGCAGAAACTTAAGACAGCCTTTTCCGGCATTAAAATGGGGAGTGGTTTTGAAGAAGATATTCAAATGGGACCATTAATTGATGAAAAAGCCTACCAAAAGGTACAAGAACATGTGGAAGATGCCCTTTCAAAAGGAGCAACCATTGTTACTGGCGGAGAAGGGTTTCATCGAGGAGAGCATGAAAAAGCTGGCTACTATTACAAACCAACGATCTTGGTTGATGTGACGGCGGATATGAATATAATGAAAGAGGAAACCTTTGGTCCGGTGGTACCTATCCAACGGTTCCAGTCAGAAGAAGAAGCACTTCGTTTGGCCAATGATTCCCACTATGGTCTGGCATCCTATGTTTTCACTGAATCTCTCAGCCGGGGTCTTCGGGTTTCAGAAAAGTTGGAGTATGGCATTGTAGGGCTGAACGATGGTGGACCAGCAACGGTACAAGCACCCTTTGGAGGCATCAAAGAAAGTGGATTGGGAAGAGAGGGAGGCCACTTTGGGATAGAGAGTTTTCTGGAAATTAAATACCTTTCGATAGGCATAGAATAG
- a CDS encoding substrate-binding periplasmic protein translates to MNSKRFFFLGLTFMISVVLLIGCGHDESVHEKDNKAASEQDHIHHQNGQDSDTNQVLRILGEKDFAPISYEEDGEIKGISPDIIREVFDRMDHEISLELIPWARVQAKVAEGEADAFFSPYFTEERNRIYLFPEEPLLYEENVFFVPIDSDITFDGTLESLRPYTIGTILGYVSLEQVDTDNILTIDDQSTSTEQAIERLLNNRGIDLFMNTNYIVWNTLQEMGKTEEVKELSPPLNSFAAYLAFTREKDYTELAKEFDRILREMKEDGTYQSILDSYTK, encoded by the coding sequence ATGAATTCTAAGCGATTCTTTTTTCTAGGATTAACCTTCATGATTTCTGTTGTTCTTCTTATAGGGTGCGGTCATGACGAATCGGTCCATGAGAAAGACAACAAAGCTGCTTCAGAACAAGATCACATCCATCATCAAAATGGACAAGATTCAGACACTAACCAGGTTTTAAGAATTTTAGGAGAAAAAGATTTCGCCCCCATTTCCTATGAAGAAGATGGAGAAATCAAGGGCATCAGTCCGGATATTATCCGTGAAGTTTTTGATCGCATGGATCATGAAATATCGCTGGAACTAATCCCTTGGGCCCGTGTTCAGGCAAAAGTTGCAGAAGGGGAAGCCGATGCTTTTTTCAGCCCTTATTTTACAGAAGAAAGAAACCGTATTTATCTGTTTCCGGAAGAACCGCTCCTTTATGAAGAAAATGTCTTTTTTGTTCCTATCGATTCTGACATTACCTTTGATGGTACTTTGGAGAGTCTGCGACCGTATACGATCGGAACCATTCTTGGTTATGTTTCCTTGGAGCAGGTGGATACAGATAATATTCTTACCATCGATGATCAGTCCACCTCAACAGAACAGGCCATCGAAAGACTCCTAAATAATCGTGGAATTGATCTGTTTATGAATACCAATTACATTGTTTGGAACACGCTGCAGGAGATGGGAAAAACCGAAGAAGTCAAGGAACTTTCGCCACCTCTGAACTCCTTTGCTGCCTACCTGGCTTTTACCAGAGAAAAGGATTATACCGAGCTGGCAAAAGAGTTTGACCGAATTCTTCGAGAAATGAAAGAAGATGGAACCTACCAAAGCATCCTCGACAGCTATACCAAATAA
- a CDS encoding response regulator, giving the protein MNEKLNMEDSLFDLDFLKDDLKEVPKESSPKRNHYKIIVADDDKDVHTVTKLLLKDFQFEGKGLEFIHTYDEETTKNALVTHKHIAIILLDVVMDTKNSGLRIVEFIRNELKNSNTRIILRTGHPGEAPEERVIIDYDINDYKLKTELTKQKLFTSVYSALRSYRDIMLLEKNKTALERIVKVSSKLFSQSSLDDFLSTLLSELEMFYLKYSDPDSHHEHLKPEGFIYEKIGHTYRIITATEKYQQYINEDLSTIQDLEDVYVVMKHLHPDHNNMIFLEDGFIFYNKGQHGVRFYFFVETTEDLYDYSIIQLFLNNYALALDNFHLNQLVMRNQEAIIFTLTETIERHSNETSNHVKRVSNMIKQLSLLYGIDEIEAEDIRIASALHDIGKIGICDSILQKPSKLTTEEFKKIKRHTSIGYDILKHVDYYIFKIASKIAYYHHEKYDGTGYPQGLSGKEIPLHGRLMAVVDVFDALVSKRCYKEPWTYQDALHYLKSQSGKHFDPEIIHIFADHFQEFIDIAEEYKG; this is encoded by the coding sequence ATGAATGAAAAACTGAACATGGAAGATTCCCTTTTTGACTTAGATTTTTTAAAGGATGATCTGAAAGAGGTCCCAAAGGAATCCTCTCCCAAAAGAAACCATTATAAAATCATTGTTGCTGATGATGATAAAGATGTCCACACAGTAACCAAACTCCTCTTAAAAGACTTCCAATTTGAGGGAAAAGGATTAGAATTTATTCACACCTATGATGAAGAAACTACTAAAAATGCTTTGGTAACACATAAGCATATTGCAATTATTTTATTGGACGTGGTAATGGATACAAAAAACAGCGGACTTCGTATTGTAGAGTTTATTCGAAATGAGTTAAAAAACTCAAACACCCGAATTATCTTGCGAACTGGTCATCCCGGCGAGGCGCCAGAAGAAAGAGTCATCATTGATTATGATATCAACGATTATAAGTTGAAAACAGAGTTAACCAAACAAAAGCTATTTACCAGTGTCTATTCAGCTCTACGCTCTTATCGAGATATCATGCTGTTAGAAAAAAACAAAACAGCCTTAGAGCGAATTGTAAAAGTAAGCAGTAAGCTTTTTTCGCAAAGTTCTTTAGATGATTTTTTGAGCACTTTATTAAGCGAACTAGAAATGTTTTACTTGAAATATAGTGATCCGGATTCTCATCATGAACACTTAAAGCCAGAAGGGTTTATCTATGAGAAAATAGGTCATACTTATCGTATTATTACCGCCACTGAAAAATATCAGCAATATATTAATGAAGACCTATCCACTATTCAGGATTTGGAGGATGTTTATGTGGTAATGAAGCATCTTCATCCGGATCATAATAATATGATTTTTTTAGAAGATGGGTTTATCTTTTACAATAAAGGGCAACATGGTGTTCGCTTCTACTTTTTTGTCGAAACAACAGAAGATTTATATGATTACAGCATTATTCAACTGTTCTTAAATAATTATGCTCTCGCACTGGATAATTTCCACTTAAATCAGCTGGTAATGAGAAATCAGGAAGCCATTATTTTCACTCTTACAGAAACCATTGAACGCCATAGCAACGAAACTTCTAATCATGTCAAAAGAGTATCTAATATGATAAAGCAGCTCTCTCTTCTTTATGGCATTGATGAGATAGAAGCGGAAGATATTCGTATTGCCAGTGCACTTCATGATATCGGTAAAATTGGTATTTGTGATTCAATTCTTCAAAAACCTTCTAAACTTACCACAGAAGAATTCAAAAAAATAAAAAGGCATACCAGCATTGGGTATGACATCCTCAAACACGTTGATTATTATATTTTTAAGATTGCCTCAAAAATTGCCTATTATCATCATGAAAAATATGACGGTACCGGTTATCCACAAGGTTTATCAGGAAAAGAGATTCCTTTACATGGAAGATTGATGGCCGTGGTAGATGTTTTTGATGCACTTGTCAGCAAAAGATGTTATAAGGAACCTTGGACTTATCAGGACGCCCTTCATTACCTTAAAAGCCAGTCAGGAAAACATTTCGATCCTGAAATCATTCATATTTTTGCTGATCATTTTCAGGAGTTTATCGATATTGCTGAAGAATACAAAGGATAA